From Aquificota bacterium, one genomic window encodes:
- a CDS encoding ABC transporter substrate-binding protein: MDRRDFITKGLLVAGGLTLSAPYISRAQGKIRIGYIPLTDCASVVMAKGLGLYKKYGVDVEISKEASWPNVRDKLLNGELKASHCLFGMPFSVYMGIGGPAGRVMPIGMILNFNGQAITLSQEDFGGRVGFREINKVKPVVDELKRKGKTPTFAMTFPGGTHDIWLRYWLGACGINPNRDVRVIPIPPPQMVANMKVGNMDGYCVGEPWNEVAVREGIGFTHLATQDIWKDHPEKALVFNQEFFSKNVEEVKAIMKAVLEASRWLDDLKNRKEASKVLARYVNAKPEDIETRLLGVYHLGKGLGEYRYKDDYMLFFKSGAVNIPKYSYGIFFLGQYRRWGMIKQVPDYLGISKKLIAKPLFLEVAKELNIKVKDDDMTPLRGFIDGVVFDPNKPEQSIKAYKVKEV; encoded by the coding sequence ATGGATAGAAGAGATTTCATCACAAAAGGTCTTCTGGTTGCGGGTGGTCTTACACTATCGGCTCCCTACATCAGCAGGGCACAAGGGAAAATAAGGATAGGATACATACCCCTAACGGACTGTGCTTCTGTGGTAATGGCAAAGGGGCTTGGGCTTTACAAAAAGTACGGTGTGGATGTGGAAATATCAAAAGAAGCAAGCTGGCCAAATGTTAGGGATAAGCTGTTAAATGGAGAGCTTAAAGCCTCCCATTGTCTCTTTGGTATGCCCTTCTCCGTTTACATGGGTATAGGCGGTCCTGCAGGCAGGGTTATGCCCATAGGCATGATTCTAAACTTCAACGGTCAGGCTATTACCCTTTCTCAGGAAGACTTTGGTGGTAGAGTAGGCTTTAGAGAAATAAATAAGGTAAAGCCCGTAGTAGATGAGCTTAAAAGGAAAGGCAAAACACCAACCTTTGCTATGACATTCCCTGGAGGAACACACGATATTTGGCTAAGATACTGGCTTGGAGCTTGCGGTATAAATCCAAACAGGGATGTAAGGGTAATACCCATACCACCACCACAGATGGTAGCCAACATGAAAGTGGGTAATATGGACGGCTATTGCGTTGGAGAACCATGGAATGAGGTTGCTGTAAGGGAAGGTATAGGCTTTACCCATCTTGCAACCCAAGATATATGGAAGGATCATCCAGAAAAGGCTTTGGTTTTCAACCAGGAATTCTTTAGTAAAAACGTAGAAGAGGTAAAAGCTATTATGAAAGCGGTGCTTGAAGCAAGCAGATGGCTTGATGACCTTAAAAATAGAAAGGAAGCCTCCAAAGTGCTTGCAAGGTATGTGAATGCAAAACCTGAAGATATAGAAACAAGGCTCCTTGGTGTCTACCATCTTGGTAAGGGGCTTGGAGAATACAGATACAAGGATGATTACATGCTCTTTTTTAAAAGTGGTGCAGTAAACATACCCAAGTATTCTTACGGCATCTTCTTCCTTGGTCAATACAGGAGATGGGGAATGATAAAACAGGTTCCTGATTACCTTGGCATATCAAAAAAGCTTATAGCCAAACCACTTTTTCTTGAGGTGGCAAAAGAACTAAACATAAAGGTAAAAGACGATGATATGACACCTCTGAGGGGCTTTATAGACGGTGTGGTCTTTGACCCAAACAAGCCAGAGCAGTCCATAAAAGCTTACAAGGTTAAGGAGGTGTAA
- the ntrB gene encoding nitrate ABC transporter permease, which produces MVRTEKGLKFKLIELSIRPGTLSTVAAAIVLPIFGAFLFFLFWYILSLFIRELPAPISTLKTLFDLISNPFYDLGPNDKGIGWQLLTSLKRVFLGFLIGSLIALPAGFLIGMSSKLKEILNPIVQVLRPVSPMAWFPIGLALFKSSNEASIFVIAITSLWPTLINTALGVSSLPEDYKNLSRVFGFPFRYYITKVLLPYSLPYILTGFRLSLGIGWMVIVASEMLAGGIGIGFFVWDSWNALNLEKVLSAILLIGIVGLLIDLLFAKLTERLRR; this is translated from the coding sequence ATGGTACGTACTGAGAAAGGTTTAAAGTTTAAACTTATAGAGCTTTCTATTAGGCCTGGTACCCTCTCCACTGTTGCCGCTGCCATAGTCCTCCCCATCTTCGGTGCCTTCCTTTTTTTCCTTTTTTGGTATATACTTTCCCTTTTTATAAGAGAGCTACCTGCACCTATAAGTACTTTAAAGACCCTTTTTGACCTAATTTCCAACCCCTTCTATGACCTTGGTCCTAACGATAAAGGGATAGGGTGGCAGTTGCTCACATCTCTAAAAAGGGTTTTCCTTGGTTTTCTTATAGGTTCTCTTATCGCTCTGCCGGCAGGCTTTCTCATAGGAATGAGCTCAAAGCTGAAGGAGATTTTAAACCCCATTGTACAGGTACTTAGACCCGTTTCACCCATGGCTTGGTTTCCCATAGGACTTGCCCTATTTAAGTCTTCTAACGAGGCCTCTATATTTGTTATTGCTATAACATCCCTTTGGCCCACCCTTATAAATACTGCCTTGGGTGTTTCTTCCCTTCCGGAGGATTATAAAAACCTTTCAAGGGTTTTTGGCTTTCCCTTTCGCTACTACATAACAAAAGTTTTGCTTCCATACAGCCTTCCCTATATCCTAACAGGCTTTCGTCTAAGCCTTGGTATAGGGTGGATGGTAATAGTGGCTTCTGAAATGCTGGCTGGCGGTATAGGTATAGGCTTTTTTGTATGGGATTCATGGAACGCCCTAAACTTAGAAAAGGTATTGTCCGCCATTCTACTGATAGGCATAGTAGGCCTTCTCATAGACCTGCTATTTGCAAAGCTTACGGAAAGACTAAGGAGGTGA
- a CDS encoding ABC transporter ATP-binding protein, which yields MRGYLEVFNLTVRFGNHVILHGLDLLVERGEFVSIIGHSGCGKSTLLGVIAGLIKPSEGSVVLDGKEVLEPGPDRAMVFQNYSLLPWLSVYENVMLAVKSVFKGEDLTKARRKAEDYLKLAGLWEHKNKLPSQISGGMKQRTALVRALAVDPKVLLLDEPFGALDALTRATLQDELLRIWENDKKTVLMVTHDVEEAIYMSDRIVIMSNGPSAKVYDIVKVGIKRPRVREEMIRLKEYLDLKEYLIYTLREKLKRREVA from the coding sequence ATGAGAGGATATTTAGAAGTTTTTAACCTTACGGTGCGTTTTGGTAATCATGTAATACTCCATGGACTTGACCTTCTCGTGGAAAGGGGTGAGTTTGTAAGCATAATAGGACACTCTGGCTGTGGTAAGTCTACACTTTTGGGTGTTATTGCTGGTCTTATAAAGCCTTCCGAGGGTTCTGTGGTGCTTGATGGTAAGGAGGTTTTGGAACCAGGTCCAGATAGGGCTATGGTCTTTCAGAACTATTCTCTTCTGCCTTGGCTTTCTGTATATGAAAACGTTATGCTTGCAGTAAAGTCAGTTTTTAAAGGCGAAGATCTCACAAAGGCTAGAAGGAAGGCGGAAGATTACTTAAAACTGGCAGGCCTTTGGGAACACAAGAATAAGCTTCCTTCTCAAATCTCTGGTGGTATGAAGCAAAGAACTGCCCTTGTAAGGGCCTTGGCTGTGGACCCTAAAGTGCTTCTCCTTGATGAACCCTTTGGTGCCCTTGACGCCTTAACAAGAGCTACATTGCAAGATGAGCTTTTAAGAATATGGGAAAATGACAAAAAAACTGTGCTGATGGTTACTCATGATGTGGAAGAAGCTATATATATGTCTGACCGCATAGTGATTATGAGCAATGGACCATCCGCTAAGGTCTACGACATTGTAAAGGTTGGCATAAAGAGACCAAGGGTAAGGGAGGAGATGATTAGGTTGAAGGAATACTTAGACCTTAAGGAATACCTGATATACACCTTAAGGGAAAAGTTAAAGAGGAGGGAAGTGGCATGA
- the cynS gene encoding cyanase, whose amino-acid sequence MSYKVGFLTREEAKELLLSAKDKKGFTWSQLGKAMGLSPVYTAMLVYGYGQAREEEASKLTDILEIPADVREEVKRVLTKAPYRAPSQPWPPTDPFVYRLYEVVLLYGPVIKDVAHELFGDGIMSAIDMSIDVQKIEEPTGTPRMVLTLNGKWLHYKKF is encoded by the coding sequence ATGAGTTATAAAGTTGGTTTTTTGACAAGGGAAGAAGCAAAAGAATTATTGCTTTCAGCTAAGGATAAAAAGGGTTTTACATGGTCTCAGCTAGGAAAGGCCATGGGTCTAAGCCCAGTATACACAGCTATGCTTGTATACGGCTATGGTCAGGCAAGGGAAGAAGAGGCAAGCAAATTGACAGATATTCTAGAGATTCCTGCAGATGTTAGAGAAGAGGTTAAAAGGGTTTTAACCAAAGCCCCCTACAGAGCTCCTTCCCAACCATGGCCTCCCACAGATCCCTTTGTCTATAGGCTTTATGAAGTAGTCTTGCTTTATGGCCCTGTTATTAAGGATGTGGCCCATGAACTCTTTGGCGATGGCATCATGAGCGCCATAGATATGTCAATAGATGTGCAAAAGATAGAAGAACCAACGGGCACTCCAAGAATGGTGCTGACCCTCAATGGTAAGTGGCTTCATTACAAAAAGTTCTAA